Proteins encoded within one genomic window of Ammonifex degensii KC4:
- a CDS encoding manganese catalase family protein produces the protein MFYHRKDQLLFPVSVSKPDPRFAVMLMEQLAGQNGEVAAGLQYILQGLKCKDPEIKDLLLDIGIEELNHMEMLIHSISLLTEGQVSTESPEEYALQLLGGGGAVWLNSVGAPFCGSYVDTVGDLVADLQSNIAAEFRAKAVYERLHRQATDPKIKEMLEFLISREEAHAAMFRGALEKLMQREEGVRRDFADTQYAQQYYNFSQP, from the coding sequence GTGTTTTACCACCGCAAAGATCAGTTGCTCTTTCCGGTAAGTGTCAGCAAGCCGGATCCCCGGTTTGCCGTGATGCTTATGGAGCAACTGGCCGGGCAAAACGGCGAGGTGGCGGCGGGACTACAGTATATCTTACAGGGTTTAAAATGCAAGGATCCGGAGATTAAAGACCTGCTTCTGGACATCGGCATTGAGGAACTCAACCACATGGAGATGCTGATCCACTCCATAAGCTTGCTGACGGAGGGGCAGGTGAGCACGGAAAGCCCCGAAGAGTACGCCCTGCAGCTGCTGGGTGGCGGCGGTGCGGTCTGGCTCAACTCGGTAGGAGCGCCCTTCTGCGGCAGCTATGTGGACACGGTGGGGGATCTGGTGGCCGATCTGCAGTCGAACATTGCTGCCGAGTTCCGCGCTAAAGCAGTCTACGAGCGCCTGCACCGGCAGGCTACCGACCCCAAGATCAAAGAAATGCTGGAATTCCTCATTTCTCGCGAGGAAGCGCATGCGGCCATGTTCCGCGGGGCGCTGGAGAAGCTCATGCAGCGCGAAGAAGGCGTCCGACGCGACTTCGCCGACACCCAATACGCCCAGCAGTACTACAACTTCTCCCAGCCTTAA
- a CDS encoding HD domain-containing protein, which produces MLIGRYKAALGKSTGRQSLYDHSLSCVDVALRVARLAGEEAGPRLDQLIFATFVHDVGKLDPAFQAMLEAAASGRPLPEKRVKHEASTFDYDHPRLVEECKEAIREELRGACGYNLELKHITERAMDHVWAFAVTHHGLFYVSYERDKSGTLRPLIRRQWTSFYPREERRITLVDLLFEYHPLGGLVIIADLIASYCHEGGKDYAEFFSKVRSLGQLMEQLIDQAEEIESSLRCYDPRDYSLRETLKLLAGGIQ; this is translated from the coding sequence ATGCTGATAGGTAGGTATAAGGCCGCACTCGGTAAATCCACAGGTCGCCAATCTTTGTACGATCACTCTTTATCGTGCGTAGATGTAGCTCTTAGGGTGGCTCGGCTGGCTGGTGAGGAAGCGGGGCCGCGTTTGGACCAGCTGATTTTTGCTACCTTTGTGCATGATGTAGGGAAGCTTGATCCAGCTTTTCAGGCCATGTTAGAAGCGGCGGCCAGTGGACGGCCCCTGCCAGAGAAGAGGGTGAAGCACGAAGCCAGCACTTTCGATTACGATCACCCTCGCCTGGTGGAGGAGTGCAAAGAAGCTATTCGGGAAGAACTTCGGGGAGCATGCGGCTACAATTTGGAACTGAAACACATAACAGAAAGAGCTATGGACCATGTCTGGGCCTTCGCCGTAACCCATCACGGGCTCTTCTATGTATCCTACGAGCGGGACAAAAGTGGGACTTTGCGCCCCCTTATCCGCAGGCAGTGGACCTCTTTTTATCCTCGCGAAGAGCGGCGTATCACATTGGTGGACCTGCTCTTTGAGTATCATCCATTGGGAGGGTTAGTGATTATTGCCGATCTGATAGCTTCGTACTGTCATGAGGGAGGAAAAGACTATGCAGAGTTTTTTAGTAAAGTAAGAAGCCTGGGGCAACTAATGGAACAACTTATCGATCAAGCAGAGGAAATTGAATCTAGCTTGCGATGCTATGACCCTAGAGATTATAGCCTGCGTGAGACATTAAAATTACTTGCAGGGGGAATTCAATAG
- the cas6 gene encoding CRISPR system precrRNA processing endoribonuclease RAMP protein Cas6, whose translation METVPCPEKLLLACYRICLLAGPEGLSLPPYKGSTLRGGFAGTFQRLACGTGTRQCKSCPLRHQCPYALVFESGPPPEAEALRNYESIPRPFVLEPPLETKTEYAPGEPLVFHLLLFGRAVDFLPYFIVTLDELGRQGIGWGRRPFLLASIEAVNPLTGEEAPVYQSGDRVIRVHDLSFTAGDVWKYSGTGSQSARLRLDFITPTRLTFEGKPAAVPEFHVLVRNLLRRLSSLCYFHQGFAYEADFRAIIARAQEVRLLTHSTRWVTWKRYSARQGRKVPCGGMVGWAIYEGPWAEFYPLLLLGELLHVGKGAVFGQGKYKVVEMGDAGDRT comes from the coding sequence ATGGAGACGGTACCATGTCCGGAAAAGTTGCTCCTTGCCTGCTACCGTATCTGCCTGCTGGCCGGGCCGGAGGGGCTTTCACTTCCCCCTTACAAAGGGAGCACCTTGCGCGGCGGCTTCGCCGGCACTTTCCAGAGGCTAGCCTGCGGTACAGGAACCAGGCAGTGTAAGTCCTGCCCCCTGCGGCATCAATGCCCTTACGCCCTGGTTTTTGAGAGCGGGCCCCCGCCGGAGGCAGAAGCTCTGCGCAACTACGAAAGTATACCCCGTCCTTTCGTTCTGGAACCTCCTCTAGAAACCAAAACCGAGTACGCCCCCGGTGAGCCCTTAGTCTTCCATCTCCTGCTCTTCGGCCGCGCAGTAGACTTCCTTCCTTACTTCATCGTCACCCTGGACGAACTTGGCCGTCAGGGCATCGGCTGGGGACGTCGCCCCTTCCTCCTTGCTTCCATCGAGGCCGTCAATCCGCTGACCGGCGAGGAAGCCCCCGTGTACCAAAGCGGTGACCGCGTGATCCGGGTTCACGACCTCAGTTTCACCGCCGGGGATGTGTGGAAATACTCCGGGACGGGTTCTCAGTCGGCGAGGTTGCGTCTGGACTTTATTACCCCCACGCGCCTCACTTTTGAGGGGAAGCCCGCCGCCGTGCCTGAGTTTCACGTGCTCGTTCGCAACCTGCTGCGCCGTCTCTCTTCTCTCTGTTACTTTCACCAGGGTTTTGCCTATGAGGCCGATTTCCGGGCCATCATAGCCCGAGCTCAAGAAGTCCGGTTGCTAACTCACAGCACCCGCTGGGTGACCTGGAAACGCTACTCCGCCCGCCAGGGCCGCAAAGTTCCCTGTGGCGGGATGGTGGGCTGGGCCATCTATGAAGGGCCCTGGGCGGAGTTTTACCCTCTTTTGCTCCTGGGCGAACTCTTGCACGTAGGCAAGGGTGCCGTCTTCGGGCAGGGCAAGTACAAGGTGGTCGAGATGGGCGATGCAGGGGACAGGACTTAA
- a CDS encoding NADH-dependent [FeFe] hydrogenase, group A6 — translation MADVCLTIDGFSVTVPEGTTILKAARQVGVKIPTLCYLEGINEVGACRICVVEVEGREELVTSCNTPVEEGMVVRTNTPAVREARRMTLELILANHPMECPTCPRNGNCELQNLAQQLNIRTVRIPALPRKELPLDTSTVAIIRDPNKCIVCRRCESVCHNIQTVGAIALQGKGFAATVAPVGGRYLDETNCVQCGQCALVCPVGAIYERDDTDKVWAALADPTKHVVVQTAPAVHVTIGEMFGLPVGTDATGKIVAALRRLGFDAVFDTNFAADLTIMEEGTELLERIEKGGVLPQFTSCSPGWIKFIEHFYPELLPHVSTCKSPQQMFGAIVKTYYAQLKGINPANIVSVSIMPCTAKKFEAARPEMNASGYRDVDVVLTSRELGRMIKEAGIDFANLPDENYDDPFGIGTGAGQIFGATGGVMEAALRTAYELATGKTLPKLDFVEVRGMKGIKEASVELNGKTIKVLVAHGLGNARLLMEKLKAGELKDYHFIEVMTCPGGCIGGGGQPIPTTTEIREKRIAGIYERDKNLPYRKSHENPAIKKLYEEFLGKPLSHKSHELLHTHYTPRLSWQALKAAK, via the coding sequence GTGGCTGACGTTTGCTTGACCATCGACGGCTTTTCGGTTACGGTGCCTGAGGGCACGACCATTCTCAAGGCGGCGCGGCAGGTAGGGGTCAAGATCCCCACCCTGTGTTACCTGGAAGGCATCAACGAAGTGGGGGCCTGCCGCATCTGCGTGGTAGAAGTGGAAGGCAGGGAAGAATTGGTCACCTCCTGTAACACGCCGGTGGAGGAAGGGATGGTGGTGCGTACCAACACGCCGGCGGTGCGGGAAGCGCGGCGCATGACCCTGGAACTTATCCTGGCCAACCACCCCATGGAGTGCCCTACCTGCCCCCGCAACGGCAACTGCGAGCTACAGAACCTGGCTCAGCAACTCAACATCCGGACCGTAAGGATTCCTGCCCTACCCCGCAAGGAACTTCCCCTTGATACCTCTACCGTGGCCATCATCCGCGATCCCAACAAGTGCATCGTCTGCCGGCGTTGCGAGAGCGTGTGCCACAACATCCAGACGGTTGGCGCTATTGCTTTACAGGGCAAGGGCTTTGCTGCTACCGTGGCCCCGGTGGGCGGCCGTTACCTGGACGAAACCAACTGCGTGCAGTGTGGGCAGTGCGCTCTGGTCTGTCCGGTGGGGGCGATTTACGAGCGGGACGACACGGACAAGGTCTGGGCGGCCTTGGCCGATCCCACCAAGCACGTGGTGGTGCAGACGGCGCCGGCGGTACACGTGACCATCGGGGAGATGTTTGGGCTGCCGGTGGGTACGGATGCCACGGGCAAGATAGTGGCGGCCTTGCGGCGTCTGGGCTTTGACGCCGTCTTCGACACCAACTTTGCCGCCGACCTCACCATCATGGAGGAAGGTACGGAGCTTCTAGAGCGGATAGAGAAGGGTGGGGTGCTACCACAGTTCACCTCCTGTTCCCCCGGCTGGATCAAGTTCATCGAGCACTTCTACCCCGAGCTTCTGCCCCACGTTTCTACCTGCAAGTCTCCCCAGCAGATGTTCGGCGCTATAGTCAAGACCTACTATGCACAGCTGAAAGGCATCAACCCAGCCAACATCGTCTCGGTCTCCATCATGCCCTGCACGGCCAAGAAGTTTGAGGCGGCGCGTCCGGAGATGAACGCTTCCGGCTACCGGGACGTGGACGTAGTGCTTACCTCCAGGGAGCTCGGCCGGATGATCAAGGAAGCAGGGATTGACTTTGCCAACCTGCCCGACGAAAACTACGACGATCCCTTCGGCATCGGTACCGGTGCTGGCCAGATCTTCGGGGCTACGGGTGGCGTGATGGAGGCGGCTTTGCGCACGGCTTACGAGCTGGCCACGGGCAAGACCTTGCCCAAGCTCGACTTCGTTGAGGTGCGCGGCATGAAGGGGATAAAGGAGGCTTCGGTGGAGCTCAACGGGAAGACGATAAAGGTGCTGGTAGCACACGGCCTGGGCAACGCGCGGCTCTTGATGGAAAAGCTCAAGGCCGGCGAACTCAAGGACTACCACTTCATCGAGGTCATGACCTGTCCGGGCGGATGCATCGGCGGTGGTGGTCAGCCGATACCGACCACGACGGAGATAAGGGAGAAGCGGATAGCTGGGATTTACGAGCGGGACAAAAACCTGCCTTACCGGAAGTCGCACGAGAACCCGGCCATCAAGAAGCTTTACGAGGAGTTCCTGGGCAAGCCGCTCAGCCACAAGTCACATGAGCTTCTCCACACCCACTACACGCCGCGGCTGAGCTGGCAGGCCCTTAAGGCCGCTAAATAA
- a CDS encoding NADH-ubiquinone oxidoreductase-F iron-sulfur binding region domain-containing protein, translating into MALSQVAADFVAMAREECCGECLPGFNGMLQVADLVQKLSEGKVSVEEKALLKQTLDVMARATKCRMGRLSARFLRQLLCEA; encoded by the coding sequence ATGGCTTTGTCCCAGGTGGCGGCGGACTTTGTGGCGATGGCGCGGGAGGAGTGTTGCGGGGAGTGCCTGCCGGGTTTTAACGGCATGCTCCAGGTGGCCGACCTGGTGCAGAAACTCTCGGAAGGCAAGGTTTCGGTGGAGGAGAAGGCCCTGCTCAAGCAGACGCTGGACGTGATGGCGAGGGCGACCAAGTGCCGGATGGGGCGGCTCAGCGCTCGTTTTCTGCGGCAGTTGCTCTGTGAGGCTTAG
- a CDS encoding NADH-dependent [FeFe] hydrogenase, group A6 — MVSLIIDGQKVEVPRGTTILEAAKKVQVNIPTLCYLKDIGHDVGACRICVVEVEGQRDFVTACNTPVEEGMVVRTNTPAVREARRMTLELILANHPMECPTCPRNGNCELQNLAATLGIREVRFPRVRREFPVDDSSAAIIRDPNKCIVCRRCVTVCENIQTVGVLELQKVDGQAIVGVKGGVPLAETNCVQCGQCALVCPVGAIYERDDTDKVWAALADPTKHVVVQTAPAVHVTIGEMFGLPVGTDATGKIVAALRRLGFDAIFDTNFAADLTIMEEGTELLERIEKGGVLPQFTSCSPGWIKFIEHFYPELIPHFSSCKSPQQMLGPVVKTYYAQKKGIDPKDVFMVSIMPCTAKKFEAARPEMNASGYRDVDVVLTSRELGRMIKEAGIDFANLPDENYDDPFGIGTGAGQIFGATGGVMEAALRTAYELATGKTLPKLDFVEVRGMKGVKEASVELNGKTIKVLVAHGLGNARLLMEKLKAGELKDYHFIEVMTCPGGCIGGGGQPIPTTTEIREKRIAGIYERDKNLPYRKSHENPAIKKLYEEFLGKPLSHKSHELLHTKYTPRGLMPRKG; from the coding sequence ATGGTGAGCCTTATCATTGACGGGCAGAAGGTAGAGGTGCCGCGGGGGACCACCATCCTGGAGGCGGCCAAAAAGGTCCAGGTGAACATTCCTACCCTCTGCTACCTGAAGGACATCGGGCACGACGTGGGGGCCTGTCGCATCTGCGTGGTGGAGGTGGAGGGTCAGCGCGACTTCGTAACCGCCTGTAACACGCCGGTGGAGGAAGGGATGGTGGTGCGCACCAACACGCCGGCGGTGCGGGAAGCGCGGCGCATGACCCTGGAACTTATCCTGGCCAACCACCCCATGGAGTGCCCCACCTGCCCCCGCAACGGCAACTGCGAGCTACAGAACCTGGCGGCCACCTTGGGTATAAGGGAAGTCCGCTTCCCCAGGGTAAGGCGGGAGTTTCCCGTTGACGATTCTTCCGCAGCCATCATCCGTGATCCCAACAAGTGCATCGTCTGCCGGCGCTGCGTGACCGTGTGCGAGAACATCCAGACCGTCGGGGTGCTGGAGCTCCAGAAGGTAGACGGGCAGGCCATTGTAGGAGTCAAAGGAGGCGTTCCCCTGGCGGAGACCAACTGCGTGCAGTGTGGGCAGTGCGCTCTGGTCTGTCCGGTGGGGGCGATTTACGAGCGGGACGACACGGACAAGGTCTGGGCGGCCTTGGCCGATCCCACCAAGCACGTGGTGGTGCAGACGGCGCCGGCGGTACACGTGACCATCGGGGAGATGTTTGGGCTGCCGGTGGGTACGGATGCCACGGGCAAGATAGTGGCGGCCTTGCGGCGTCTGGGCTTTGACGCCATCTTCGACACCAACTTTGCCGCCGACCTCACCATCATGGAGGAAGGTACGGAGCTTCTAGAGCGGATAGAGAAGGGTGGGGTGCTACCACAGTTCACCTCCTGTTCCCCCGGCTGGATCAAGTTCATCGAGCACTTCTACCCTGAACTCATCCCCCACTTCTCCAGCTGCAAGTCTCCCCAGCAGATGCTGGGCCCGGTGGTGAAGACCTACTACGCCCAGAAGAAGGGAATCGATCCCAAGGATGTCTTCATGGTCTCCATCATGCCCTGTACGGCCAAGAAGTTTGAGGCGGCGCGTCCGGAGATGAACGCTTCCGGCTACCGGGACGTGGACGTAGTGCTTACCTCCAGGGAGCTCGGCCGGATGATCAAGGAAGCAGGGATTGACTTTGCCAACCTGCCCGACGAAAACTACGACGATCCCTTCGGCATCGGTACCGGTGCTGGCCAGATCTTCGGGGCTACGGGTGGCGTGATGGAGGCGGCTTTGCGCACGGCCTACGAGCTGGCCACGGGCAAGACCTTGCCCAAGCTCGACTTCGTTGAGGTGCGCGGCATGAAGGGGGTAAAGGAGGCTTCGGTGGAGCTCAACGGGAAGACGATAAAGGTGTTAGTGGCACACGGCCTGGGCAACGCGCGGCTCTTGATGGAAAAGCTCAAGGCCGGCGAACTCAAGGACTACCACTTCATCGAGGTCATGACCTGTCCGGGTGGATGCATCGGCGGTGGTGGGCAGCCGATACCGACCACGACGGAGATAAGGGAGAAGCGGATAGCTGGGATTTACGAGCGGGACAAAAACCTGCCTTACCGGAAGTCACACGAGAACCCGGCCATCAAGAAGCTTTACGAGGAGTTCCTGGGGAAACCCCTCAGCCACAAGTCGCACGAACTTTTGCACACCAAGTACACGCCGCGAGGGCTCATGCCTAGGAAAGGCTAG
- a CDS encoding DEAD/DEAH box helicase — protein sequence MPLSVIVTNQPPEIDKNVPEPVMELFQAYTRAKCGKTHLPFCHQAEVFRRVLNDQEVFLLAGTAAGKTLAIAVPLFYKLREGRIWKILLMYPTIALMEDQRRVMDTMAQITGLQIGQLQGGMSRTELMAALNKPVILATPDEIYWFFRKNVKYNGLLIYGLALVDEFVLDEAHLFNGLMLRNLMHLKQRVCLLGEKLGKRPRWHVLTATPTPELRNFTGGVEVWGRSKCSDVEVKFLDPVRDYEERQNTLTSSVEAALADGAQKVLLVLNSADMAHRIFEDIKGKFQPDLPIDLQWRFGRVRWGRFKGWLEKKKIAAETIKEIEDWLKREGPFYLKDLSDGCQVNLPVELVVARVAHILESQAWALRRLLYTLDRERKRPLVTAMDQQLKGKGKLRWLLWKEIRPKLSREADVNSIVTVLETHLSLVQAGLERSWVDDSIKVTAPAFKEITEYLERAGVNRELDEIITSYLKFTIELPEQSVASLGIPPKKVSERYMALSWLEWLIRDSLRRQELVEHVYQALAAKELEVEARHISTWGETGVPVVIYTGKMSQTEREGLIDAFNRLPKAVLISTPAVEVGVDFAADVLITEQCDGNSFLQRFGRVGRRTGTKGKVFVLVRDGEVYVRLFRRHRNQMSREEFSAFIADPVDGLFPTRLYAEGSAFLDATHWMVNDQLGEIGRWLNQAMFGSEVAALGHKLKEANLPFSYGLRGTLPGISLRGGAAGGEPFYILRKVGNERLFPGDSPFEMARADVWYLEFLWEKAPWKAVVVDAKTTLEASRALFWWQGGQWHVRAGVGIAADYVKLFSDKPASRGQPVKFYLRLLEKQIKYNLEEFLSKIRLEESKPLPQLLIRVGEALPLFFESYSHFILGQGDVYLRRVDKDGISEPVEDQLGNPVVLPEQTWLIMYRYTREKAEELLRKASVLGLEEIIYDWDTLEVPGSLGPVLLDRVAGACFYVYRRLVEYADR from the coding sequence ATGCCTTTGTCGGTTATAGTTACTAACCAGCCGCCGGAGATTGATAAAAATGTTCCTGAACCTGTAATGGAGCTTTTCCAGGCTTACACGAGGGCTAAATGTGGGAAGACGCATTTACCCTTCTGCCATCAGGCTGAGGTCTTTCGTAGAGTCTTGAACGATCAAGAAGTGTTTCTGCTTGCGGGGACGGCGGCAGGAAAGACGCTAGCTATCGCTGTGCCTCTCTTTTATAAGTTGCGGGAAGGACGAATTTGGAAGATTCTGTTGATGTATCCTACTATAGCCTTGATGGAGGATCAGCGCCGGGTGATGGACACTATGGCCCAAATTACCGGTCTGCAAATAGGGCAATTGCAGGGGGGAATGTCGCGCACGGAGCTTATGGCTGCGCTTAATAAACCGGTTATCCTGGCCACTCCTGACGAAATATACTGGTTTTTCCGTAAAAACGTTAAATACAATGGATTGCTCATCTATGGTCTGGCGTTAGTGGACGAATTCGTTTTAGACGAGGCGCACCTCTTTAACGGGTTGATGTTACGGAATTTAATGCATCTTAAGCAAAGAGTATGTTTGCTGGGTGAAAAATTAGGTAAACGCCCGCGGTGGCATGTACTCACTGCCACTCCGACACCAGAATTGCGCAATTTTACTGGTGGCGTGGAAGTTTGGGGTCGATCCAAGTGTAGCGATGTTGAAGTAAAATTTCTCGATCCGGTAAGGGACTATGAGGAGCGCCAAAATACATTGACCAGTAGTGTAGAAGCTGCTTTGGCTGACGGGGCTCAGAAAGTGCTTTTGGTTCTTAATTCTGCTGATATGGCCCATCGGATTTTCGAGGATATCAAAGGAAAGTTTCAGCCCGACTTGCCTATCGATCTGCAGTGGCGATTCGGACGCGTCCGTTGGGGTAGGTTTAAGGGTTGGCTGGAGAAGAAAAAGATAGCCGCGGAGACCATCAAGGAGATAGAGGATTGGCTTAAGCGAGAGGGACCCTTTTATCTGAAGGACCTGAGCGACGGATGTCAGGTCAATCTCCCGGTTGAGTTGGTGGTTGCCAGGGTAGCTCATATCTTAGAGAGTCAGGCGTGGGCTCTTAGGCGTCTTCTTTACACTTTGGATCGGGAAAGAAAACGGCCCCTGGTTACAGCCATGGATCAGCAATTAAAGGGCAAAGGGAAGCTGCGCTGGCTGTTGTGGAAAGAAATCAGGCCTAAACTGAGCCGAGAAGCGGATGTTAACTCCATAGTAACTGTCTTGGAGACTCATCTAAGCCTTGTCCAAGCCGGGCTGGAGCGTTCTTGGGTAGACGACTCGATAAAGGTAACTGCCCCGGCCTTCAAGGAGATCACGGAATATCTTGAGCGCGCAGGAGTGAATCGGGAATTGGACGAGATAATTACCAGCTACCTAAAGTTTACCATAGAACTTCCAGAACAAAGCGTAGCGAGTCTTGGGATACCACCTAAGAAAGTAAGTGAGAGGTATATGGCTCTTTCCTGGTTGGAGTGGTTGATTCGGGATTCATTACGGCGGCAAGAATTGGTCGAACATGTATATCAAGCGCTGGCAGCGAAGGAGCTCGAAGTCGAGGCACGCCATATTTCTACCTGGGGCGAGACTGGGGTGCCAGTTGTTATCTATACTGGCAAGATGTCCCAAACCGAGCGTGAGGGGCTGATAGACGCTTTCAATAGACTTCCTAAGGCGGTACTGATCTCCACGCCAGCTGTTGAAGTTGGTGTAGATTTCGCTGCCGATGTCCTGATCACTGAACAATGCGACGGTAATAGTTTTCTACAGCGTTTTGGACGTGTAGGGCGTCGTACGGGTACCAAGGGTAAGGTATTCGTTCTGGTAAGAGATGGCGAGGTTTACGTGCGCTTGTTTCGGCGTCACCGGAATCAGATGAGCCGGGAGGAGTTCTCTGCTTTCATTGCCGATCCTGTAGATGGACTTTTCCCGACCCGGCTCTATGCCGAAGGTTCGGCCTTCTTAGATGCTACCCATTGGATGGTCAACGATCAGCTGGGCGAAATAGGTAGGTGGCTCAACCAGGCTATGTTTGGCAGCGAAGTGGCTGCTTTGGGGCATAAATTGAAGGAAGCGAACTTGCCCTTTTCCTACGGCTTACGGGGGACGCTTCCAGGGATTTCTCTGAGAGGCGGTGCTGCTGGGGGGGAGCCTTTTTACATTCTCCGTAAAGTAGGGAACGAGCGGCTTTTCCCCGGTGATTCTCCCTTCGAAATGGCTCGAGCTGATGTATGGTATCTGGAGTTTCTGTGGGAAAAGGCGCCGTGGAAGGCCGTTGTGGTGGATGCTAAAACAACATTAGAGGCCAGCCGGGCTCTCTTCTGGTGGCAAGGCGGGCAATGGCATGTGCGGGCAGGCGTAGGCATTGCTGCGGATTACGTGAAGTTGTTTAGCGATAAGCCGGCTAGCAGAGGACAGCCTGTTAAGTTTTACTTAAGGCTATTAGAAAAGCAAATCAAGTATAATTTGGAAGAATTTCTCTCGAAGATCCGTCTTGAGGAATCCAAACCGCTTCCTCAGCTCTTGATTCGGGTAGGGGAAGCGTTGCCCTTGTTCTTTGAGTCTTATTCTCACTTCATTCTAGGTCAAGGAGATGTATACCTTCGGCGGGTGGATAAGGATGGAATTTCTGAGCCGGTAGAAGACCAGCTGGGTAACCCGGTGGTGCTTCCTGAACAAACCTGGTTAATTATGTACAGATACACCCGGGAGAAAGCGGAAGAGTTGCTTAGGAAAGCTTCAGTCCTTGGCCTGGAGGAGATTATTTACGACTGGGACACCTTGGAGGTACCGGGGAGTCTTGGTCCAGTACTTCTCGACCGGGTGGCCGGCGCTTGTTTCTATGTTTACCGGAGGCTGGTAGAATATGCTGATAGGTAG
- a CDS encoding helix-turn-helix transcriptional regulator codes for MQGTGLKTFGAGRIEETKRLGRILEMVCLIASRPRHYRRSDLARRFEVSERTIQKDLDIIRHALRLELRHSPRGYYFERVPTLPVLQFTFGEALSLLLALQAARHQLGSEFGDLASALRRLTSLFPPEFESLLHRQAGLLPSSGRKQHRQHLLLLLNQALLHRRKVKMVYSTHSRGGARSERVVHPYCLLPYVRSWYLIAYCERRQETLFFKLDRIEQAFLLDEYYPFPEDFDLAAYLGPTWGIMRGAAGEPVEVVLRFTPEAGRRVAEEDWHPSQQVEELGDGSVLFKLRVAVTPEFVSWLLYYGSQVEVLAPPELRGRLAEEHLKAAEVNGKKFSDHFFGENHRVPTGRV; via the coding sequence ATGCAGGGGACAGGACTTAAAACTTTCGGCGCCGGCCGGATAGAGGAGACAAAACGGCTGGGCCGCATTCTGGAAATGGTCTGCCTCATTGCTTCCCGGCCCCGTCACTACCGGCGCTCAGATTTAGCCCGGCGCTTCGAGGTGAGCGAGCGCACCATCCAGAAAGACCTGGATATAATCCGGCACGCGCTTAGGCTCGAGCTCCGACACTCACCCCGAGGCTACTACTTCGAGAGAGTTCCCACCCTTCCGGTCCTGCAGTTTACTTTTGGCGAGGCGCTGTCCTTGCTTCTGGCGCTGCAGGCAGCGCGGCATCAACTGGGATCCGAATTCGGTGATCTTGCTTCGGCGCTCAGACGGTTGACTTCCCTCTTTCCGCCGGAATTTGAAAGCCTGCTGCACCGACAAGCCGGGCTTCTCCCGTCTTCCGGCCGGAAGCAGCACCGACAACACTTACTCCTGCTTCTTAACCAGGCGCTTTTGCACCGGCGCAAGGTCAAAATGGTCTATTCCACCCACTCGCGAGGAGGAGCGCGGAGCGAACGGGTGGTGCATCCTTACTGCCTGCTCCCCTATGTACGGAGCTGGTACCTCATTGCCTACTGCGAGCGGCGGCAGGAGACCCTCTTTTTCAAACTGGACCGTATCGAGCAAGCCTTTCTGCTCGACGAATACTACCCTTTCCCCGAGGATTTCGACCTGGCTGCCTACCTGGGTCCCACCTGGGGCATCATGCGCGGCGCGGCCGGCGAACCAGTGGAAGTGGTTCTGCGCTTCACGCCCGAAGCGGGCCGGCGGGTGGCCGAAGAAGACTGGCATCCCAGCCAGCAGGTGGAGGAGCTGGGTGACGGCAGCGTGCTCTTCAAGCTCCGGGTGGCCGTGACGCCGGAGTTTGTAAGCTGGCTGCTCTATTACGGGAGCCAGGTGGAGGTGCTGGCCCCACCCGAGCTCCGGGGGAGGTTGGCGGAGGAGCACCTCAAAGCGGCCGAGGTGAACGGCAAAAAATTTTCTGATCATTTTTTCGGTGAGAACCACAGGGTTCCCACAGGCAGGGTATAA
- a CDS encoding NADH-ubiquinone oxidoreductase-F iron-sulfur binding region domain-containing protein, with protein MVDIVRYFMEYVQQESCAECRPCPIGTKFILDLLNDLGNGGAMPDSSLVKELARTIKQGSKCGLGRVAGLITEKLWERFYDELEAYRAGQPPKTVAPNPGWQTIAG; from the coding sequence ATGGTAGATATAGTCAGGTACTTTATGGAGTACGTGCAGCAAGAGTCCTGTGCTGAGTGCCGGCCCTGTCCCATAGGTACTAAGTTCATCCTCGACTTGCTGAACGACCTGGGGAACGGCGGTGCCATGCCGGATTCCTCCCTGGTGAAAGAACTAGCCCGGACGATCAAGCAGGGTTCGAAGTGCGGCCTGGGCCGGGTGGCGGGCCTGATAACGGAGAAGCTTTGGGAGCGCTTCTACGATGAGCTGGAGGCTTACCGGGCGGGCCAACCGCCCAAGACGGTAGCTCCCAACCCCGGTTGGCAGACCATTGCTGGATAG